In Desulfovibrio sp. 86, the following proteins share a genomic window:
- a CDS encoding MFS transporter, whose protein sequence is MIHGILNLPRNIWLIGLISLCNDSASEMLYPVIPLYLSSVLMAGPRALGIIEGIAEATASLLKLFSGVIMDRTRTAKPWIILGYSLAGFGRPLIALAGSWGWLLLIRFADRVGKGLRTSPRDALLASCAAPNQRGLAFGLHRAMDNAGAVIGPLLAFALLSREVPLAHIFLWAIVPALICLALSLKIRESAPAASAPKRVAFDWRLGDMPLVFKRYLVVVALFTLGNSSNMFLLLRAKEVGMPSEYVPLLWAAVSAVAMIFSIPLSALSDRVGRITVLVCGYTAYAIFYFGISATEKNTGALFLLFGLYGLFMGATEGVEKALVVDLVAEDRRGTAFGWFNLTTGLFLLPASVLFGFLYQGISPTCAFLFSGCCAIAAALLLIFFVANRRP, encoded by the coding sequence ATGATACACGGAATTTTGAACCTGCCGCGCAACATCTGGCTCATTGGCCTGATAAGCCTGTGCAATGACAGCGCGAGCGAGATGTTATACCCGGTCATTCCGCTCTACCTGTCTTCAGTGCTGATGGCCGGACCTCGCGCGCTTGGCATCATCGAAGGGATAGCGGAGGCCACGGCAAGCCTGCTGAAGCTGTTTTCAGGGGTCATCATGGACCGCACCCGTACAGCAAAGCCGTGGATTATCCTGGGCTACAGCCTTGCCGGATTCGGCCGCCCCCTGATCGCCCTTGCCGGAAGCTGGGGCTGGCTTCTGCTCATCCGTTTTGCCGACAGGGTGGGCAAAGGCCTGCGAACTTCCCCGCGTGACGCCTTGCTGGCCTCCTGCGCAGCGCCCAATCAGCGCGGGCTGGCCTTTGGCCTGCACAGAGCCATGGATAACGCGGGAGCGGTTATCGGCCCGCTGTTGGCCTTCGCTCTGTTGTCGCGGGAGGTTCCTCTTGCGCATATCTTCTTGTGGGCCATAGTTCCCGCGCTCATCTGCCTTGCTCTTTCTCTGAAAATACGGGAATCCGCCCCTGCGGCGTCCGCTCCAAAGCGCGTTGCCTTTGACTGGCGCCTGGGCGACATGCCGTTGGTCTTCAAAAGATACCTCGTTGTTGTCGCCCTTTTTACGCTCGGCAATTCTTCAAACATGTTTCTGCTGCTTCGCGCCAAAGAAGTCGGAATGCCGTCAGAATATGTGCCGCTGCTTTGGGCGGCCGTGTCCGCGGTTGCCATGATTTTTTCCATCCCCCTGTCGGCACTGTCGGACAGGGTCGGACGCATCACGGTATTGGTCTGCGGCTATACGGCATATGCAATATTTTACTTTGGAATCAGCGCCACAGAAAAAAATACAGGGGCGCTCTTTCTCCTTTTCGGCCTCTACGGCCTGTTTATGGGAGCCACTGAAGGGGTCGAAAAAGCCCTGGTGGTTGATCTGGTGGCAGAAGACCGCCGGGGGACGGCTTTTGGCTGGTTCAACCTGACGACCGGTCTGTTCCTTCTTCCCGCCTCGGTATTATTTGGCTTTTTATACCAGGGTATATCACCAACGTGCGCATTTCTGTTTTCAGGCTGCTGCGCCATTGCCGCGGCCCTGCTGCTTATATTTTTCGTGGCAAACAGGCGTCCATAA
- a CDS encoding SulP family inorganic anion transporter has protein sequence MRLTGIFPFLTTLKTYTPRDFRADLMAAITVTPMAVPQAMAYAIIAGVHPQYGIYACMLPVILAALWGSSRFMAAGPTNAISMVIFSTMATVSVGGVHILNLPEEVRMTYIFGLALFCGLIQVGMGLARLGDLANFISHSVMVAFTTGAALLIGMGQVKTVLGIPGPKKAGFFHQIFDVLHGLPQANYWCVGLAALTIVLAISFKRVSRRFPASLAALAVVTAIAWYFKVDQHGVRLVGIIPNVIPPLSVPPAFDLSAVRDLFMPALALALLGTVESLAIGKQLASVRNDCFDGSQELIGQGLANMAAGVTSGIPGCGSFTRSALMVTSGGRTRMGTVFSGVLALPMLFVLAPFFAWLPLPALGGILLIIAAGMIDIEAIRLCLVATRIDRIVLSMTFASTLIFDLEKAIFIGVLLSLVLFIYKTAHPRVRRLRANDPLLRDAPAGRPDGIAVYVIEGTLFFGAIHELERQLYEEDEEPARLVVLHLTRVFWLDASGAYALSQFVERCYARSIPVILVVGSRSVKRILERTGILDHLSNGFVAETTNDGLRQAAALLSRVACRDDECVYPVPGLAAPAASAASTGAGAPGQLGTVSDPAEDAAAGSEATPPLLEATEAGAAASTAPTQLDQMPLDIHDADAAHAAQPPNSVEKGASPDNARIGAHGSGAAVSDSAAAPADEAQAGTMPDHVAEASITIVGPRQPAAFSGPDELRGTPAPQADQPTPRK, from the coding sequence ATGCGCCTTACGGGCATCTTTCCTTTTCTCACCACGCTTAAAACATATACACCCCGCGACTTCAGGGCGGACCTCATGGCCGCCATCACCGTCACGCCCATGGCCGTTCCCCAGGCCATGGCCTACGCCATCATCGCGGGAGTGCATCCACAGTACGGCATATACGCCTGCATGCTGCCCGTGATCCTGGCGGCTCTGTGGGGTTCTTCGCGTTTCATGGCCGCCGGGCCCACCAACGCCATCTCCATGGTGATTTTTTCCACCATGGCCACGGTGAGCGTGGGCGGCGTGCACATCCTCAACCTGCCCGAAGAAGTGCGCATGACCTATATTTTCGGTCTCGCGCTCTTTTGCGGCCTCATACAGGTGGGCATGGGCCTGGCGCGGCTGGGCGACCTTGCCAACTTCATTTCCCACTCCGTCATGGTGGCCTTTACCACGGGCGCGGCCCTGCTTATCGGCATGGGGCAGGTCAAGACGGTTCTTGGCATACCCGGCCCCAAGAAAGCGGGCTTTTTTCACCAGATATTCGACGTGCTGCACGGCTTGCCGCAGGCCAACTACTGGTGCGTGGGGCTGGCAGCCCTGACCATAGTGCTGGCCATAAGCTTCAAGCGCGTCTCCCGCCGCTTTCCCGCCTCACTGGCCGCCCTGGCCGTTGTTACGGCCATTGCCTGGTATTTCAAGGTGGACCAGCACGGCGTCCGGCTTGTGGGAATCATCCCCAACGTCATCCCGCCCCTTTCCGTGCCCCCGGCCTTTGATCTCTCCGCCGTGCGCGATCTCTTCATGCCGGCCCTGGCCCTGGCCCTGCTGGGCACGGTGGAATCTCTGGCCATAGGCAAGCAGCTTGCCAGCGTCAGGAACGACTGCTTTGACGGCAGTCAGGAACTCATAGGACAGGGACTCGCCAACATGGCTGCGGGCGTCACATCGGGCATACCGGGCTGCGGATCATTCACGCGCAGCGCGCTCATGGTCACCTCGGGCGGCCGCACCCGCATGGGCACAGTCTTTTCTGGCGTGCTGGCCCTGCCCATGCTCTTTGTGCTGGCCCCCTTTTTCGCATGGCTGCCCCTGCCCGCCCTGGGCGGCATCCTGCTCATCATCGCTGCGGGCATGATCGACATCGAGGCCATACGCCTGTGCCTCGTGGCCACGCGCATCGACCGCATCGTGCTGTCAATGACCTTTGCGTCCACCCTTATTTTTGACCTTGAAAAGGCCATCTTCATCGGCGTGCTGCTGTCGCTGGTGCTCTTTATCTACAAGACCGCCCACCCGCGCGTGCGGCGGCTGCGCGCCAACGACCCGCTGCTGCGCGACGCCCCCGCCGGACGGCCCGACGGCATTGCCGTCTATGTTATTGAGGGCACGCTTTTTTTCGGCGCTATCCACGAACTGGAACGCCAGTTGTATGAAGAGGACGAAGAGCCCGCCCGCCTTGTTGTTCTGCACCTGACCCGCGTTTTCTGGCTGGACGCTTCCGGGGCCTACGCCCTGTCCCAATTTGTCGAACGCTGCTATGCCCGCAGCATCCCGGTCATTCTTGTGGTGGGCAGCCGTTCCGTTAAGCGCATACTTGAGCGCACGGGCATACTTGACCACCTCAGCAATGGTTTTGTCGCCGAAACCACCAATGACGGGCTGCGCCAGGCTGCCGCCCTGCTGAGCCGGGTCGCCTGCCGTGACGACGAGTGCGTCTACCCCGTGCCCGGGCTCGCGGCTCCGGCGGCTTCGGCGGCTTCAACGGGCGCGGGCGCGCCTGGGCAGTTGGGAACCGTATCAGACCCTGCTGAAGATGCCGCTGCTGGCTCTGAGGCCACGCCGCCCCTTCTTGAAGCCACGGAAGCCGGGGCCGCCGCCAGCACGGCCCCCACCCAGCTTGACCAGATGCCCCTGGACATCCATGATGCCGATGCGGCCCACGCGGCGCAGCCCCCGAACAGTGTGGAGAAAGGGGCATCCCCTGACAACGCCCGGATCGGGGCGCACGGCTCCGGCGCTGCTGTTTCGGACAGCGCTGCGGCCCCTGCCGACGAAGCGCAGGCCGGGACCATGCCCGACCATGTTGCCGAGGCCAGCATAACCATTGTCGGCCCACGCCAGCCTGCGGCCTTTTCCGGCCCCGACGAACTGCGAGGGACGCCTGCGCCCCAGGCGGATCAACCGACGCCGCGAAAATAG
- the ispH gene encoding 4-hydroxy-3-methylbut-2-enyl diphosphate reductase gives MKVCRAKTAGFCMGVSLALQKLNSALEGSSGRSKSAEPPRICTLGPIIHNPQVLAEYESRGVACVNEASQLRPGDVAVIRAHGITRQVERQVFESGATVVDATCPKVKKAQLSIARATSNGATLLLFGEEDHPEVRGLISYASGPAHVFGNADELAALHLDPAGTYVLASQTTQDREIFTGIRESLSSSLNNLAVLSTICDATRERQQEARNIASKVDVMVIVGGRQSGNTRRLADVAALSGIATYHVESAEELETANFTNKSQAGLTAGASTPKSLIDAAEAWLSSL, from the coding sequence ATGAAAGTTTGCCGCGCCAAAACAGCGGGTTTTTGCATGGGGGTCAGCCTGGCCCTGCAAAAGCTCAATTCCGCGCTGGAAGGATCATCAGGACGCTCCAAAAGCGCCGAACCGCCCCGCATATGCACCCTAGGCCCCATTATCCACAATCCGCAGGTACTGGCGGAGTATGAAAGCCGGGGCGTGGCCTGCGTCAATGAAGCCTCGCAGTTGCGGCCGGGGGACGTTGCCGTCATCCGCGCCCACGGCATCACCCGCCAGGTGGAGCGGCAGGTCTTTGAAAGCGGGGCCACTGTGGTGGACGCCACCTGTCCCAAGGTCAAAAAGGCGCAGCTTTCCATCGCCCGCGCCACTTCGAACGGGGCGACCCTGCTGCTTTTCGGCGAAGAGGACCACCCTGAGGTACGCGGCCTCATTTCCTATGCCAGCGGCCCTGCCCACGTCTTCGGCAACGCGGACGAACTGGCGGCCCTGCACCTTGACCCGGCCGGCACCTACGTGCTTGCCTCGCAAACCACGCAGGATCGTGAAATTTTCACTGGCATACGTGAGTCGCTTTCTTCCTCGCTCAATAATCTTGCTGTATTGTCCACTATTTGCGACGCAACCCGTGAACGGCAGCAAGAAGCCAGGAACATTGCTTCCAAGGTGGATGTCATGGTAATCGTTGGGGGACGGCAAAGCGGCAATACGCGACGTCTGGCAGATGTAGCCGCCCTCAGCGGCATTGCCACCTACCATGTGGAAAGCGCGGAAGAGCTTGAAACGGCCAATTTTACAAATAAATCACAGGCAGGTCTTACGGCGGGGGCATCCACGCCGAAAAGTCTTATAGACGCGGCCGAGGCATGGCTTTCGTCGCTCTAG
- a CDS encoding OmpH family outer membrane protein — protein MRIRYFMPLALLLSLMLIACQQGEGTSQSKLAVVDMTRIMRDSEAGKAGVKHLEALQADMQEQLNAIQGRLEKNASDADAQKELQTVYMMSQQRMQVEQQNVVNVLYDTMQRIVNAYRTEKGYALIISSEAAASFDPKTDVTADIIAAMNKQKVEFKPVAPEGDAAAAPAPEASKPADKAAEKPAAPADKPAGKTDKK, from the coding sequence ATGCGAATCCGTTATTTTATGCCGCTGGCCCTGCTGCTGAGTCTGATGCTTATTGCCTGCCAACAGGGCGAAGGCACGTCCCAGTCCAAGCTGGCGGTCGTGGATATGACGCGCATCATGCGTGACAGCGAAGCCGGAAAGGCCGGGGTGAAACACCTTGAGGCTCTTCAGGCCGACATGCAGGAACAGCTCAACGCCATTCAGGGGCGCCTTGAAAAGAACGCCAGTGACGCCGACGCCCAGAAAGAACTGCAGACAGTCTATATGATGTCGCAGCAGCGTATGCAGGTGGAACAGCAGAACGTGGTCAACGTGCTGTATGACACCATGCAGCGTATCGTGAACGCGTACCGCACTGAAAAGGGCTATGCCCTTATCATCAGTTCCGAAGCGGCTGCCTCTTTCGATCCCAAGACTGACGTGACTGCGGACATCATCGCGGCCATGAACAAGCAGAAGGTGGAATTCAAGCCCGTGGCCCCCGAAGGCGACGCCGCTGCCGCCCCTGCCCCCGAAGCGTCCAAGCCCGCCGACAAGGCTGCGGAAAAACCCGCCGCCCCTGCCGACAAGCCCGCTGGCAAGACTGACAAAAAGTAA
- a CDS encoding AEC family transporter, protein MFHALFAVIPVFCVIAFGALLRARDVLPENAGPVLGVYVLKVALPLLILHLLAGARPEDLSRGGFWLGLIGSQMVVYVLGYMGDKLFSRRGIGPAVISGFSCSACNAAFVGLPIVSNLWPGNTEAMLVAGLAILTPNVVIILAQARLDILAGSLAWKGGNPLSFAGSLVRIFILGNPLLLATLAGAVLSMSRLGLWEPLDRAISLVGYTAAPCMLLALGLDLRQKLALATRRSHGGMALRQVWFIFCKLVLHPLLCWGILHVMGITGLWLVIPVLISATATALLVSVIAEVYSAVPEEAALTAVVTNGVSILTLTGFVWLFHAMGML, encoded by the coding sequence ATGTTTCATGCACTTTTTGCTGTTATCCCCGTATTCTGCGTCATTGCCTTTGGCGCGCTGCTGAGAGCGCGCGATGTTCTACCCGAAAACGCAGGGCCAGTGCTTGGCGTCTACGTGCTCAAGGTGGCCCTGCCGCTGCTCATCCTGCACCTGCTGGCCGGGGCAAGGCCAGAAGACCTGTCCAGGGGCGGCTTCTGGCTGGGCCTCATCGGATCGCAGATGGTCGTCTATGTTCTTGGGTATATGGGAGATAAGCTGTTCAGCCGTCGGGGCATCGGCCCCGCCGTCATCAGCGGGTTTTCCTGCTCGGCCTGCAACGCGGCCTTTGTGGGCCTGCCCATTGTGTCCAACCTCTGGCCCGGCAACACCGAAGCCATGCTGGTGGCGGGCCTCGCCATCCTCACGCCCAATGTCGTCATTATTCTGGCGCAGGCCCGGCTTGACATCCTGGCCGGTTCTCTGGCCTGGAAAGGCGGCAATCCGCTGAGCTTTGCGGGCAGTCTGGTGCGCATCTTCATTCTGGGCAACCCCCTGCTGCTGGCCACTCTGGCGGGCGCGGTGCTCTCCATGTCACGATTGGGCCTGTGGGAACCTCTGGATCGCGCCATAAGCCTTGTGGGCTATACGGCCGCACCCTGCATGCTGCTGGCTCTGGGGCTTGACCTGCGGCAAAAGCTTGCTCTTGCTACCCGCCGCTCACATGGCGGAATGGCGCTACGGCAGGTGTGGTTCATCTTCTGCAAGCTGGTGCTGCATCCCCTGCTGTGCTGGGGCATCCTGCACGTCATGGGCATCACGGGGCTGTGGCTGGTCATTCCCGTGCTCATCAGCGCCACGGCGACGGCCCTGCTGGTCAGCGTCATTGCTGAAGTTTACAGCGCCGTGCCTGAAGAGGCTGCTCTCACCGCCGTGGTGACCAACGGCGTGAGCATTCTGACCCTCACGGGCTTTGTGTGGCTGTTCCACGCCATGGGCATGCTTTAG
- a CDS encoding DUF190 domain-containing protein translates to MHGYQLTFFTQQNRLHGALTIAEWLTAEAKKLGISGVTVTAAQSGYGRDGKLHSAHFFELAAQPVEVTMAVAAEKSDLLFAKIAAERLKIFYVKTPIEFGVTGEE, encoded by the coding sequence ATGCACGGCTATCAATTGACGTTCTTCACGCAGCAGAACCGCCTTCACGGCGCGCTCACCATTGCCGAATGGCTGACGGCGGAAGCCAAAAAGCTTGGCATCAGCGGCGTGACCGTGACCGCTGCGCAAAGTGGCTACGGCCGAGACGGTAAATTGCACTCCGCCCATTTTTTCGAACTTGCCGCACAGCCTGTGGAAGTCACCATGGCGGTCGCCGCCGAAAAATCAGACCTTCTGTTTGCGAAAATTGCCGCAGAGCGCCTCAAGATTTTTTATGTGAAAACGCCCATTGAATTCGGCGTCACTGGCGAAGAGTAG
- a CDS encoding tRNA dihydrouridine synthase: protein MSKAFSLPPCPCNPPTLPMGREHPWLAPLAGYSDLPFRLLCREYGAAVCVTEMVSAKGLVYESPGTNELLMSLPEDQPLVVQLFGAEAAFLGRAVTLLREAGYGWFDLNMGCSVSKVLRQGAGAAMLGDTDNILEVARAMLAAAGPGRVGFKLRLGLDDARPVLPDLALRLEDAGAGWLVLHPRTARQGFGGTAQWQALADLAPRLSIPLMASGDLFTAADGMACLAQTGVTGLMYARGAMHNPAIFAEHAALCAGGQPQAQDAAGLKAMILRHMELARLHCPGNAAVWKMRSVVPRYVRALPGARALRQELCRCSNWEELEEALDRCLTV from the coding sequence GTGAGCAAGGCATTTTCTCTGCCCCCCTGTCCCTGCAACCCCCCAACCCTGCCCATGGGCCGTGAGCATCCCTGGCTGGCCCCCCTGGCCGGATACAGCGACCTGCCCTTCCGGCTGCTCTGCCGCGAATACGGAGCCGCCGTCTGCGTGACGGAAATGGTCAGCGCCAAGGGGCTGGTCTATGAAAGCCCCGGCACCAACGAACTCTTGATGAGCCTGCCCGAAGACCAGCCGCTGGTGGTACAGCTTTTCGGGGCTGAAGCCGCCTTTCTGGGCAGGGCCGTCACCCTGTTGCGCGAGGCCGGATACGGCTGGTTTGACCTCAACATGGGCTGCTCGGTTTCAAAGGTGCTGCGTCAGGGCGCGGGCGCTGCCATGCTCGGCGACACGGACAATATTCTTGAGGTGGCCCGCGCCATGCTGGCCGCCGCCGGGCCGGGAAGGGTGGGCTTCAAACTGCGCCTGGGCCTGGACGATGCGCGCCCCGTTTTGCCTGATCTGGCCCTGAGGCTGGAAGACGCCGGAGCTGGCTGGCTTGTGCTGCATCCGCGCACGGCCCGTCAGGGTTTTGGCGGCACGGCCCAGTGGCAGGCTCTGGCCGATCTCGCCCCGCGCCTTTCCATCCCCCTCATGGCCAGCGGCGACCTGTTTACCGCCGCCGACGGCATGGCCTGTCTCGCGCAGACAGGCGTTACGGGGCTCATGTACGCGCGCGGGGCCATGCACAATCCGGCCATCTTTGCCGAGCACGCGGCCCTGTGCGCGGGCGGCCAGCCCCAGGCCCAGGACGCGGCCGGGCTCAAGGCCATGATCTTGCGGCACATGGAGCTTGCCCGGCTGCACTGCCCCGGCAATGCGGCCGTGTGGAAAATGCGCAGCGTAGTGCCGCGCTATGTACGCGCCCTCCCCGGCGCGCGGGCGCTGCGCCAGGAGCTTTGCCGCTGCTCGAACTGGGAAGAACTTGAAGAAGCGCTGGACAGATGCCTGACTGTTTGA
- a CDS encoding transglycosylase SLT domain-containing protein: MKPHRTLLIIASCLGGALLLLGLLAGFVPQKEGYEVRRRVSPVVVSLRPEDMPAPIVSRGDGSRLWSLRRAVSPAVAAAGSPLPAGMEPDGLFAKGQDSLVQLAPLLALDGFSMPFLLAVQPPQYGDALDARGLPLRWLAAETLLEGYSPVVSRADGRPRSGRMERDGALADDDSLTYGSLPARAVRYQQLVESFARRYNLSTELVYAIIHSESSFSTTLVSNKSAMGLMQILPDTASGEVHKYLYGHTGDISFDELSVPEVNIRYGTTYLHILLTRYFAGVYDPRAREYCAVAAYNMGPNRFLRLYGKSNEEAVDAINVMTAEELYEDLTRRLPVAETRAYVAKVARMKGHYAALQ; the protein is encoded by the coding sequence ATGAAGCCCCACAGAACCCTTCTCATCATAGCCTCTTGCCTTGGCGGCGCGTTGCTGCTCCTGGGGCTTTTGGCAGGCTTTGTGCCGCAGAAGGAAGGGTATGAGGTCCGCCGACGGGTGAGCCCCGTGGTGGTCAGCCTGCGGCCTGAGGACATGCCCGCACCCATTGTTTCGCGCGGCGACGGTTCGCGCCTGTGGTCGCTGCGCCGCGCGGTTTCGCCCGCAGTGGCCGCGGCCGGGTCGCCCCTGCCCGCAGGGATGGAGCCGGACGGGCTTTTTGCCAAAGGTCAGGACTCCCTGGTGCAGCTTGCCCCCCTGCTTGCGCTGGACGGATTCTCCATGCCTTTTCTTCTGGCCGTGCAGCCGCCGCAGTATGGCGACGCTCTGGACGCCAGGGGGCTGCCCCTGCGCTGGCTTGCCGCTGAAACCCTGCTGGAGGGCTATAGCCCCGTTGTTTCGAGGGCGGACGGCAGACCGCGTTCGGGCCGGATGGAAAGAGACGGCGCGCTGGCGGACGACGACAGCCTGACCTACGGCAGCCTCCCTGCCAGGGCCGTGCGGTACCAGCAGCTGGTGGAAAGTTTTGCCAGGCGGTATAATCTCAGCACCGAACTGGTATATGCCATCATTCACAGCGAAAGTTCCTTTTCAACCACCCTTGTGAGCAACAAGTCGGCCATGGGACTCATGCAGATACTGCCGGATACCGCCAGCGGCGAAGTGCACAAGTATCTGTATGGGCATACGGGCGACATCAGTTTTGACGAACTCAGCGTGCCGGAAGTCAACATCCGTTACGGAACCACCTATCTTCATATCCTGCTCACGCGCTATTTTGCCGGAGTGTATGATCCGCGCGCCCGCGAATACTGCGCGGTAGCGGCGTACAACATGGGGCCCAACCGTTTTCTGCGGCTCTATGGCAAAAGCAATGAGGAGGCCGTGGATGCCATCAACGTCATGACCGCCGAAGAACTGTACGAAGACCTCACCCGCCGCCTGCCCGTTGCCGAAACTCGCGCCTATGTGGCCAAGGTGGCGCGGATGAAGGGGCACTACGCCGCATTGCAATAG